Proteins from a single region of Pseudomonas phenolilytica:
- a CDS encoding DMT family transporter, with protein sequence MRSQALRADFLMLITAMIWGTAFVAQRVGMDNIGPFLFTGLRFALGALALLPLLLYQGRHAARHEPFMQRGLLLGGLAMGLALTLGINLQQVGLLFTSVTNSGFITGLYVIVVPLLGLIIGNRTGLGTWLGAVLAVGGMALLSIGENFQVASGDWIQLAGAFVWGLHVLLVSFFVSRHDAIRLAFLQFATCAVVSLMLAALFEDASLEAVWLAAPALLYGGLFAVAVGYTLQVVAQKHAIASHAAIILSLEAVFAAIAGALFLDESLSPRGYFGCALMFIGMLTAQLWPRAEQPANA encoded by the coding sequence ATGCGTAGCCAAGCCCTCCGTGCCGATTTCCTGATGCTGATTACCGCCATGATCTGGGGCACGGCATTCGTAGCCCAGCGCGTAGGCATGGACAATATAGGCCCCTTCCTTTTTACCGGGCTGCGCTTCGCGCTCGGCGCGCTCGCATTGCTGCCGCTGCTGTTGTATCAGGGGCGCCATGCTGCTCGCCATGAGCCGTTCATGCAACGCGGGCTGCTGCTCGGCGGGCTGGCGATGGGGCTGGCACTGACGCTCGGCATCAATCTGCAGCAGGTCGGCCTGCTGTTCACCAGCGTGACCAACTCCGGGTTCATCACCGGCCTTTACGTCATCGTCGTGCCGCTGCTCGGCCTGATCATCGGCAACCGTACCGGACTTGGTACCTGGCTCGGCGCCGTACTGGCAGTAGGCGGTATGGCGCTGCTGAGCATCGGCGAGAACTTTCAGGTCGCTTCCGGTGACTGGATCCAGCTGGCCGGCGCGTTCGTATGGGGATTGCACGTGTTGCTGGTGAGCTTCTTCGTCAGCCGCCACGACGCCATCCGCCTGGCATTCCTGCAATTCGCAACCTGCGCGGTGGTCAGCCTGATGCTCGCCGCGCTATTCGAGGACGCGAGTCTCGAGGCTGTCTGGCTGGCCGCCCCGGCGCTGCTGTACGGCGGTCTGTTCGCCGTGGCAGTCGGCTATACCTTGCAGGTCGTCGCGCAGAAGCATGCGATCGCCTCACACGCTGCAATCATCCTGTCGCTCGAAGCGGTATTCGCCGCGATCGCTGGCGCGCTGTTTCTCGACGAGAGTCTTAGCCCACGCGGTTATTTCGGTTGTGCGCTGATGTTCATCGGCATGCTCACCGCGCAGCTGTGGCCGCGCGCGGAGCAGCCGGCGAACGCCTGA
- the erdR gene encoding response regulator transcription factor ErdR, whose protein sequence is MAAYEIIIADDHPLFRSALQQALTMGLGDNVRLVEAASIAELEALLDQGANWDLVLLDLNMPGAYGFSGLVLLRGQYPHLPVVMISAQEDAAVVSRSREFGASGFIPKSSSLETIQEAVRTVLDGDVWWPSNIQDVGHVSDEAKAASAGLASLTPQQFRVLTMVCDGLLNKQIAYELNVSEATIKAHVTAIFRKLGVRTRTQAALLLQQMGSIPTA, encoded by the coding sequence ATGGCTGCTTACGAAATAATCATTGCCGATGATCACCCGTTGTTTCGTAGCGCCTTGCAACAGGCGCTGACCATGGGGCTGGGCGACAACGTTCGTCTGGTCGAGGCGGCGAGCATCGCCGAACTCGAAGCCCTGCTTGACCAAGGCGCCAACTGGGATCTGGTTCTGCTCGACCTGAACATGCCCGGCGCCTACGGCTTTTCCGGTCTGGTGTTGTTGCGCGGACAGTATCCGCACCTACCCGTGGTCATGATCTCGGCGCAGGAAGATGCCGCAGTGGTCTCGCGCTCCCGCGAGTTCGGTGCCAGCGGTTTCATTCCGAAATCCAGTTCGCTGGAAACCATCCAGGAGGCGGTTAGGACCGTGCTCGACGGGGACGTGTGGTGGCCGAGCAACATCCAGGACGTCGGTCATGTCAGCGACGAGGCGAAAGCCGCGAGCGCCGGACTTGCCAGCCTGACACCGCAACAGTTCCGTGTGCTGACCATGGTGTGTGACGGTTTGCTGAACAAGCAGATCGCCTACGAACTCAACGTGTCGGAAGCCACCATCAAGGCGCATGTGACCGCGATCTTCCGCAAGCTAGGTGTGCGCACGCGCACCCAGGCCGCACTGCTGCTGCAGCAGATGGGCTCTATTCCCACCGCCTGA
- a CDS encoding LysR family transcriptional regulator, which produces MHFTLRQMQVFSAIARLESVSRAAESLSLSQSATSTSLAELERQSGCLLFDRAGKRLALNALGQQLLPQAVALLDQARAIEDLLNGKSGFGSLAVGATLTIGNYLATLLIGGFMQRHPDCRVKLHVHNTAHIVQQIAQHDLDLGLIEGDCQHPDLIVEPWVEDELVVFCAPQHPLASRGIVDLDELAREAWILREQGSGTRLAFDQAMRHRPGRLNVRLELEHTEAIKRAVESGLGISCISRLALRDAFRRGSLVPVDTPQLDLSRQFSFIWHSHKYQTAAMREFLEQCRALTYGVRRSDEIILPPIA; this is translated from the coding sequence ATGCATTTTACCTTGAGACAAATGCAGGTTTTCTCTGCCATCGCCCGCCTGGAAAGCGTCTCTCGCGCCGCCGAGAGCCTATCGCTGTCACAGTCGGCGACCAGTACTTCGCTGGCGGAGCTGGAGCGGCAGTCGGGTTGCCTGCTGTTCGATCGCGCCGGCAAGCGACTGGCGCTTAATGCGCTGGGCCAGCAACTGCTACCGCAGGCCGTGGCCCTGCTTGACCAGGCGCGCGCCATCGAGGATCTGCTCAACGGCAAAAGCGGCTTCGGCTCGCTGGCCGTGGGCGCGACACTGACCATCGGCAATTATCTCGCCACCTTGTTGATTGGCGGCTTCATGCAGCGCCATCCCGACTGCAGAGTAAAACTGCATGTCCACAACACGGCGCATATTGTGCAGCAGATCGCGCAGCATGACCTTGATCTGGGTCTGATCGAAGGCGACTGTCAGCACCCTGACTTGATCGTCGAACCCTGGGTCGAAGACGAACTGGTAGTGTTCTGCGCTCCGCAGCATCCGTTGGCCAGCCGCGGTATCGTCGATCTGGACGAACTGGCGCGTGAGGCCTGGATTCTTCGCGAACAGGGGTCGGGAACTCGCCTGGCTTTCGACCAGGCCATGCGCCACCGACCGGGCCGCCTCAACGTCCGCCTGGAGCTGGAGCATACCGAGGCGATCAAGCGCGCAGTCGAGTCGGGATTGGGGATCAGCTGCATCTCTCGCTTGGCGCTACGGGATGCATTCCGGCGCGGCAGCCTGGTGCCGGTGGACACGCCGCAACTGGATCTGAGCCGGCAGTTCTCGTTCATCTGGCACTCGCACAAGTACCAGACTGCAGCAATGCGCGAGTTTCTCGAGCAGTGTCGGGCGCTGACTTACGGAGTGCGTCGCAGCGATGAAATCATCCTGCCACCGATCGCCTGA
- the fpr gene encoding ferredoxin-NADP reductase, translated as MSNLNVERVLSVHHWNDTLFSFKTTRNPGLRFENGQFVMIGLEVGGRPLMRAYSIASPNYEEHLEFFSIKVQDGPLTSRLQHLQEGDQLMVSRKPTGTLVLDDLLPGKHLYLLSTGTGLAPFMSVIQDPETYERFEKVILVHGVRYVNEVAYREFITEHLPQNEFFGEAVKEKLIYYPTVTREPFENQGRLTDLMRSGKLFSDIGLPPINPQDDRAMICGSPSMLEETSQVLDSFGLKVSPRMGDPGDYLIERAFVEK; from the coding sequence ATGAGCAACCTGAACGTGGAACGTGTCCTCAGTGTGCACCACTGGAACGATACGTTGTTCAGCTTCAAAACTACCCGCAATCCCGGCCTGCGGTTCGAAAACGGGCAGTTCGTCATGATCGGTCTGGAAGTGGGTGGGCGTCCGCTAATGCGCGCCTACAGCATCGCCAGTCCGAACTATGAGGAGCATCTGGAGTTCTTCAGCATCAAGGTGCAGGACGGTCCGCTGACCTCGCGCCTGCAGCACCTGCAGGAAGGCGATCAGCTGATGGTCAGCCGCAAGCCGACCGGGACGCTGGTGCTTGACGACCTGCTGCCGGGCAAGCATCTCTACCTCCTCAGCACCGGCACCGGGTTGGCGCCGTTCATGAGCGTCATCCAGGACCCCGAAACCTACGAGCGTTTCGAGAAGGTCATCCTGGTGCATGGTGTGCGCTACGTGAATGAAGTGGCGTACCGCGAGTTCATCACCGAGCACCTGCCGCAGAACGAGTTTTTCGGCGAGGCGGTCAAGGAGAAGCTGATTTACTACCCGACGGTGACGCGCGAACCTTTCGAGAATCAGGGACGACTCACCGATCTGATGCGCAGCGGCAAGTTGTTCAGTGATATTGGTCTGCCACCGATCAACCCTCAGGACGATCGCGCAATGATCTGTGGCAGCCCGAGCATGCTCGAAGAGACCAGCCAGGTGCTGGATAGCTTCGGCCTGAAAGTTTCGCCGCGCATGGGCGATCCGGGCGACTACCTGATTGAACGCGCATTCGTCGAGAAGTAA
- a CDS encoding YchJ family protein — MNILAAQTEQCPCGSANTLAQCCGRYHAGTPAPSAELLMRSRYSAYVLGLIDYLQATTLPVQQPLLNLQSIRQWSLESTWLGLEIEQSTVLGGQPEHALVTFTARWHDQSGEHSHQERSAFVQREGRWYFIDPTVPLKVGRNDNCPCGSGLKFKKCCAAYL, encoded by the coding sequence ATGAACATACTGGCAGCGCAAACCGAACAATGCCCCTGCGGCAGCGCAAACACCCTGGCCCAATGCTGTGGCCGCTATCACGCCGGTACGCCTGCGCCCAGCGCCGAGTTGCTGATGCGCTCGCGCTACAGCGCCTATGTGCTCGGCCTGATCGATTACCTGCAAGCCACCACGCTGCCGGTGCAACAGCCACTCCTGAACCTGCAGTCGATCCGCCAGTGGAGCCTGGAAAGCACCTGGCTGGGGCTGGAGATCGAGCAGAGCACTGTGCTGGGTGGTCAGCCGGAGCATGCGCTGGTGACCTTCACCGCGCGCTGGCACGACCAGAGCGGCGAACATAGTCATCAGGAACGTTCGGCATTCGTCCAGCGGGAGGGCCGCTGGTATTTCATCGATCCGACGGTACCGCTCAAGGTCGGACGCAACGACAACTGCCCTTGCGGCAGCGGACTGAAATTCAAGAAATGCTGTGCGGCCTATCTGTAG
- a CDS encoding DUF6231 family protein, whose product MIANARTPQQALAALLEQYQPEHVLQVGQSRPPALDAYLAGHPHSRADHIDGASPAPNVVQQRYDLALIVDCLEHLPKRHGRELLGGIRNLHASRLAVLIDLEASDWQSTDFFSLGLQIADRFQRDAQTLTLFTYDLLDYKQIPDWLNAKFWANPQMFGKYWW is encoded by the coding sequence GTGATTGCCAACGCCCGCACGCCGCAGCAAGCGCTCGCCGCATTGCTCGAGCAGTACCAGCCAGAACATGTCCTTCAGGTCGGTCAAAGCCGTCCGCCGGCGCTCGACGCTTATCTGGCGGGCCATCCGCACAGCCGGGCGGACCACATCGACGGCGCCTCGCCGGCCCCGAATGTCGTGCAGCAGCGCTACGATCTCGCGCTGATCGTGGATTGCCTGGAACACCTACCGAAACGTCACGGCCGTGAGCTGCTGGGCGGTATTCGCAATCTCCATGCGAGCCGCCTGGCGGTTTTAATCGATTTGGAGGCAAGCGACTGGCAATCCACCGATTTCTTTTCGCTCGGCCTGCAGATAGCCGATCGCTTCCAACGAGACGCGCAGACCCTCACGCTATTCACCTATGACCTGCTGGATTACAAGCAGATTCCCGACTGGCTGAACGCCAAGTTCTGGGCCAATCCGCAAATGTTCGGCAAATACTGGTGGTAA
- a CDS encoding CopD family protein, whose translation MTPFASLYALHVLAAVLWVGGMFFAWMVLRPAAVAVLQAPERLRLWAEVFRRFVQWVWIAVAVLPISGIGMWHLRFGAMASAPRYVHVMTGLYLVMLALFLRLVLLQLPALRRAVDGQDWPAGGAVLGKIRALVGLNLLLGLALIAIASARPVF comes from the coding sequence ATGACCCCATTTGCCTCGCTCTATGCCTTGCACGTATTGGCCGCCGTGTTGTGGGTGGGCGGTATGTTCTTCGCCTGGATGGTTCTGCGCCCGGCGGCCGTTGCCGTATTGCAGGCGCCCGAACGCCTGCGGCTGTGGGCCGAGGTGTTCCGCCGGTTCGTCCAATGGGTCTGGATCGCGGTGGCAGTGCTGCCAATCAGCGGCATCGGTATGTGGCATCTGCGCTTCGGTGCGATGGCCAGCGCCCCTCGCTACGTACATGTGATGACCGGCTTGTATCTGGTCATGCTGGCGCTGTTTCTGCGGCTAGTACTGCTGCAGCTACCGGCGCTCCGACGCGCTGTGGACGGCCAGGATTGGCCGGCAGGCGGTGCGGTCCTGGGGAAGATTCGAGCATTGGTGGGGCTGAACCTGCTGCTCGGCCTTGCACTCATCGCGATAGCCAGCGCGCGCCCGGTGTTCTGA
- the dinG gene encoding ATP-dependent DNA helicase DinG, translating to MLSTELKSQIQGAYSRFLEAKGLKPRYGQRLMIAEVTKVLGAIKADDEGRREGEPAVVAVEAGTGTGKTVAYSIAAIPTAKAAGKRLVIATATVALQEQIVNKDLPDLMRNSGLNFSFALAKGRGRYLCLSKLDLLLQEGHAQTATAQLFEEEGFRIDVDERSQKLFTGMIEKLAGNRWDGDRDSWPEELDDADWSRLTTDHSQCTGRHCPNFQQCAFYKAREGMTKVDVIVTNHDMVLADLALGGGAVLPDPRDTLYVFDEGHHLPDKAIGHFAHFTRLRSTGEWLGQVEKNLTKLLAQHPLPGELGRLIEGVPELARELRSQQQFMFSACEQLADFRAGEDMEGRERPRHRFVGGVVPEHLIELGVELKKGFARLTDLFTRIAELLKEAMDGEAGGGIASHQAEEWYPLFGSLLTRAQGNWELWTAFTVEDPQDSPPMARWLTLADGGALFDIEVNASPILAAETLRRNLWNVAYGALVTSATLTALNSFDRYRMRAGLPRSAVTAVVPSPFHHADAGVLRVPNLQADPRDAAAHTAAIVRELPGLVEHSRGTLVLFSSRRQMQDVFDGLERDWRRRVLIQGNLSKQETLNKHRKRVDDGESSVLFGLASFAEGVDLPGAYCEHVVIAKIPFAVPDDPVEAALAEWIEARGGNPFMEIAVPDASLRLVQACGRLLRTEADRGTITLLDRRVVTQRYGKAILNALPPFRREID from the coding sequence ATGCTCAGCACCGAACTCAAGTCCCAGATCCAGGGCGCCTATTCCCGTTTTCTCGAGGCCAAGGGCCTCAAGCCGCGTTACGGTCAGCGGTTGATGATCGCCGAGGTAACCAAGGTGCTGGGCGCCATCAAGGCCGATGACGAGGGCCGTCGTGAAGGCGAGCCGGCGGTGGTGGCGGTGGAAGCCGGCACGGGCACTGGCAAGACCGTGGCCTACAGCATTGCGGCGATTCCAACGGCGAAGGCTGCCGGCAAGCGCCTAGTTATTGCTACCGCGACCGTTGCGCTGCAGGAGCAGATCGTCAACAAGGATCTCCCTGACCTGATGCGCAACAGCGGGCTGAATTTCAGCTTCGCCTTGGCCAAGGGGCGCGGGCGCTACCTGTGCCTGTCGAAGCTGGATCTACTGCTGCAGGAAGGGCACGCGCAGACGGCCACCGCTCAGCTGTTCGAGGAGGAGGGCTTTCGCATCGACGTCGACGAGCGCAGCCAGAAGCTGTTCACCGGCATGATTGAAAAGCTCGCCGGCAACCGCTGGGATGGCGATCGCGACAGCTGGCCCGAAGAACTGGACGATGCCGACTGGTCGCGTCTGACCACCGATCACAGCCAGTGCACCGGCCGACATTGCCCCAACTTCCAGCAATGCGCGTTCTACAAGGCCCGCGAGGGCATGACCAAGGTCGATGTCATCGTCACCAACCACGACATGGTGCTAGCCGACCTGGCGCTCGGCGGCGGTGCGGTGCTGCCCGATCCGCGTGACACGCTATACGTATTCGACGAAGGCCATCACCTGCCGGACAAGGCGATCGGCCATTTTGCGCATTTCACCCGTCTGCGTTCGACCGGTGAGTGGCTGGGGCAGGTGGAGAAGAATCTGACCAAGCTGCTCGCCCAGCATCCGTTGCCCGGTGAGCTCGGCAGGCTGATCGAAGGCGTGCCGGAGCTGGCGCGCGAGCTGCGCAGCCAGCAACAGTTCATGTTCAGCGCCTGCGAGCAACTGGCTGATTTCCGCGCCGGCGAGGATATGGAAGGGCGCGAGCGGCCGCGCCATCGCTTTGTCGGTGGTGTGGTGCCGGAACACCTGATCGAGCTGGGCGTAGAGTTGAAGAAGGGCTTCGCGCGCCTGACCGACCTGTTCACGCGCATCGCCGAGCTGCTCAAAGAGGCGATGGATGGCGAGGCGGGCGGCGGCATCGCCAGTCACCAGGCGGAAGAGTGGTATCCACTGTTTGGCAGTCTGCTGACCCGCGCCCAGGGAAACTGGGAGTTGTGGACGGCGTTTACCGTCGAAGACCCGCAGGACAGTCCCCCAATGGCGCGCTGGCTGACGCTTGCCGATGGCGGTGCGTTGTTCGATATCGAGGTCAATGCCAGCCCGATCCTGGCGGCCGAGACGTTGCGGCGCAATCTCTGGAATGTCGCTTACGGTGCACTGGTAACCTCTGCCACGCTGACGGCGCTCAACAGCTTCGACCGCTACCGCATGCGCGCAGGCCTGCCGCGGTCTGCCGTTACTGCCGTGGTGCCGAGTCCGTTTCATCATGCGGACGCCGGGGTCCTGCGGGTGCCAAACCTGCAAGCTGATCCGCGTGACGCGGCTGCGCACACCGCGGCGATCGTCCGCGAACTGCCGGGTCTGGTGGAGCATTCACGCGGTACGCTGGTGCTGTTCTCCTCGCGCCGGCAGATGCAGGACGTATTCGATGGCCTCGAGCGTGACTGGCGTCGCAGGGTGCTGATTCAAGGCAACCTGTCCAAACAGGAAACTCTGAACAAGCACCGCAAGCGGGTTGATGACGGAGAGTCCAGTGTGCTGTTCGGCCTGGCGAGTTTCGCCGAAGGGGTCGATCTGCCCGGTGCCTATTGCGAGCATGTGGTGATCGCCAAGATTCCCTTCGCAGTGCCGGACGATCCGGTGGAAGCGGCGCTGGCCGAGTGGATCGAAGCGCGGGGCGGCAATCCGTTCATGGAAATTGCTGTGCCGGATGCTTCGCTGCGACTGGTGCAGGCCTGCGGTCGCCTGCTGCGCACCGAGGCCGACCGCGGCACCATCACCTTGCTCGACCGACGAGTGGTGACACAGCGCTATGGCAAGGCGATTCTCAATGCGTTGCCGCCGTTTCGTCGTGAGATCGACTGA
- a CDS encoding serine hydrolase domain-containing protein encodes MQIQGYFDLRFEAVRDAFAALFEHTQTRGAAVCVQIAGETVVDLWAGVADNAGELPWHGDTLVNLFSCTKTFTAVAALQLVAEGKLQLDAPVADVWPEFAANGKARITLRQLLCHRAGLPALRQPLPPEALYDWNAMIAAIAAEQPWWTPGEAQGYAAMTYGWLVGEVIRRADGSEPGAAIVARTATPLGLDFHIGLDDEEFHRVAYLTRAKNEFGDAAAQRLFKVLMSDPASLSARAFNNPPSIMNSGNKPEWRRMAQPAANGHGNARSLAGFYSGLLLGRLLDTAVLDEMRREHSAGEDLTLLSQTRFGLGCWLDQPEVANATFAMGPRAFGHPGAGGSIGFADPDRDLAFGFATNTLGPYVLMDPRAQALARSVAQCIG; translated from the coding sequence GTGCAGATACAAGGTTATTTCGATCTTCGTTTCGAGGCGGTGCGAGATGCATTCGCCGCGCTTTTCGAGCACACCCAGACCCGCGGTGCGGCTGTCTGCGTGCAGATCGCCGGCGAGACGGTCGTCGATCTGTGGGCTGGCGTGGCTGACAATGCCGGTGAGCTGCCATGGCACGGCGATACGCTGGTCAACCTGTTCTCTTGTACCAAGACCTTCACCGCCGTCGCGGCGCTGCAATTGGTCGCCGAGGGCAAACTGCAGCTCGATGCGCCGGTTGCCGACGTCTGGCCGGAGTTCGCCGCCAACGGCAAGGCGCGCATCACGCTGCGCCAGCTGCTCTGCCATCGCGCGGGTCTGCCTGCCCTGCGCCAGCCATTGCCGCCCGAGGCCCTGTACGACTGGAATGCCATGATCGCCGCAATAGCCGCGGAGCAGCCCTGGTGGACGCCCGGCGAGGCCCAGGGCTACGCCGCGATGACCTACGGCTGGCTGGTGGGAGAGGTGATCCGACGAGCCGACGGATCGGAGCCGGGAGCTGCCATCGTGGCCAGAACGGCCACCCCGTTGGGGCTGGATTTCCATATCGGCCTCGATGACGAAGAGTTTCACCGCGTCGCTTACCTGACCCGCGCCAAAAACGAGTTCGGCGATGCGGCGGCGCAGCGGCTGTTCAAGGTCTTGATGAGTGATCCGGCATCGTTGAGCGCGCGTGCCTTCAACAATCCACCATCGATCATGAACAGCGGTAACAAGCCCGAGTGGCGGCGCATGGCGCAGCCCGCGGCGAACGGACATGGCAACGCGCGTTCTTTGGCAGGCTTCTATTCCGGTCTGCTGCTGGGGCGTTTGCTGGACACGGCCGTGCTCGATGAAATGCGTCGTGAGCACAGCGCTGGCGAAGACCTTACGCTGTTATCCCAGACCCGCTTCGGGCTTGGCTGTTGGCTCGATCAGCCAGAGGTCGCCAACGCGACTTTCGCGATGGGCCCGAGGGCTTTCGGCCATCCGGGAGCCGGCGGTAGTATCGGCTTCGCCGACCCCGACAGGGACCTGGCGTTCGGTTTCGCCACCAATACGCTCGGCCCTTATGTGCTGATGGACCCCCGTGCGCAGGCCCTGGCGCGAAGTGTGGCGCAATGCATCGGTTAA
- a CDS encoding OmpA family protein — MNMLKSASLIVCLMVVGCSSKDEKPTEAAAAAPAVAKVDTAWMDDYEPRLREAIKDSRFELERRDNLLVITAPVDSSFNPDRPGMLLPVTLGPITRVAKLVEKDSKAAVVILGHADSTGSDEINRTISRERAGAVAAIFRLSGLKHDRLRIRGMGSDKPRAANDSKDGRALNRRVEMLLTQQVSLLATVAEYNDPTATATATATATAAVAAPAAATQVAVAKTAKGEK, encoded by the coding sequence ATGAACATGCTGAAAAGCGCTTCTCTGATTGTCTGCCTGATGGTGGTCGGCTGCAGCTCCAAGGATGAGAAGCCCACCGAGGCCGCGGCTGCGGCGCCTGCCGTGGCGAAGGTCGATACGGCCTGGATGGACGATTACGAGCCGCGTTTGCGCGAGGCGATCAAGGATAGCCGCTTCGAGCTGGAGCGCCGCGACAACCTCTTGGTGATCACTGCTCCGGTGGATTCCTCATTCAATCCTGATCGTCCCGGCATGCTGTTGCCGGTCACGCTGGGTCCCATCACGCGGGTAGCCAAACTGGTGGAAAAGGACAGTAAGGCCGCCGTGGTTATTCTCGGCCACGCCGATAGCACCGGTTCCGACGAGATCAATCGCACCATCAGTCGCGAGCGGGCCGGCGCAGTGGCCGCCATATTCCGCCTCAGCGGTTTGAAGCACGATCGCCTGCGCATCCGCGGCATGGGGTCGGACAAGCCGCGGGCTGCCAATGACAGCAAGGACGGGCGCGCGCTGAACCGTCGTGTCGAGATGCTGTTGACTCAGCAGGTCAGCTTGCTGGCGACGGTAGCCGAATATAACGATCCGACTGCGACTGCGACTGCGACTGCGACTGCGACTGCCGCTGTAGCAGCACCGGCCGCGGCTACGCAGGTTGCGGTTGCCAAAACCGCCAAGGGCGAGAAGTAG
- the pdxH gene encoding pyridoxamine 5'-phosphate oxidase: MIQSLADMRRDYTREGLSEANAPDEPFSLFRQWFGEAMKTEQAPVEPNAMSLATVDEAGRPHCRILLLKALDERGFTFFTNYDSDKGQQMSRQPFAAMTFFWPTLERQVRIEGRVEKVSVEESDAYYHVRPLGSRLGAWASPQSRVIADRAELERLLAATEQRFLDQAPHCPPHWGGYRLIPERIEFWQGRPSRLHDRLDYRCVAGGWERRRLAP, from the coding sequence ATGATCCAGTCCCTGGCCGATATGCGCCGCGACTACACCCGTGAAGGACTCAGCGAAGCGAACGCTCCTGACGAACCGTTCAGCCTGTTTCGCCAGTGGTTCGGTGAGGCGATGAAGACCGAGCAGGCGCCGGTCGAGCCCAATGCCATGTCGCTGGCGACCGTGGATGAGGCGGGCCGGCCGCACTGCCGGATTCTGCTGCTCAAGGCGCTGGATGAACGTGGTTTCACGTTCTTCACTAACTACGACAGCGACAAGGGGCAGCAGATGAGTCGGCAGCCTTTTGCCGCGATGACGTTTTTCTGGCCGACGCTGGAGCGCCAGGTGCGTATCGAGGGGCGGGTAGAGAAGGTCAGCGTCGAAGAGTCGGACGCCTACTACCATGTGCGGCCACTGGGTAGCCGCCTGGGCGCCTGGGCGTCGCCGCAGAGCCGGGTGATTGCCGATCGCGCAGAGCTGGAACGCCTGCTCGCCGCAACCGAACAACGCTTCCTCGATCAGGCACCGCACTGTCCGCCGCACTGGGGCGGCTACCGGTTGATACCGGAGCGTATCGAGTTCTGGCAGGGCCGTCCGAGCCGCCTGCATGACCGGCTCGATTACCGCTGCGTGGCCGGTGGCTGGGAGCGTCGGCGACTGGCACCCTGA
- a CDS encoding glycine zipper 2TM domain-containing protein, translating into MRKSIYIASLTAVALAVGGCASSLTGDTYSRDEARAVQTVRYGTIESLRPVKIEGTKTPIGTGAGAIVGGVAGSGVGGGRGSAVAAVIGAVAGGMLGAAAEEGFTRTQGVEITVREDDGNIRAYVQEVEPNQVFRVGQRVRILSVSGTSRVTP; encoded by the coding sequence ATGCGCAAGTCAATTTATATCGCTTCACTCACTGCCGTAGCGCTCGCGGTCGGCGGCTGCGCGTCCAGCCTGACGGGCGACACCTATTCGCGTGACGAAGCGCGCGCCGTCCAGACTGTTCGCTATGGAACCATCGAGTCGCTGCGACCGGTCAAGATCGAAGGAACCAAGACGCCGATCGGCACCGGTGCTGGCGCCATTGTGGGCGGAGTGGCCGGCAGCGGTGTGGGCGGCGGGCGCGGCAGTGCTGTTGCGGCGGTCATCGGTGCGGTAGCGGGCGGTATGCTCGGCGCGGCGGCGGAGGAGGGTTTCACCCGCACGCAGGGCGTCGAGATCACCGTGCGTGAGGACGACGGCAATATCCGCGCTTATGTGCAGGAGGTTGAGCCGAACCAGGTGTTCAGGGTCGGCCAGCGGGTACGCATCCTGAGCGTAAGCGGAACCAGTCGCGTCACACCCTGA